From the Roseibium sp. HPY-6 genome, one window contains:
- the recR gene encoding recombination mediator RecR, with protein MAQRGVAGPEIERLIQLLAKLPGLGPRSARRAALHLIKKKDQLLVPLSEAMGVAVSEIGICSTCGTVDTCDPCTICADPKRDETVLVVVEDVADLWALERAGAVKARYHVLGGTLSPLDGVGPEDLNLASLVDRCSTSDFEEVILAISATVEGQTTAHYIMDQLSPIGVNVTKLAHGVPVGGELDYLDEGTLAQALKARTRF; from the coding sequence ATGGCGCAACGCGGTGTAGCGGGACCGGAAATTGAGCGGCTTATCCAGTTGCTTGCCAAGCTGCCCGGATTGGGCCCGCGCTCTGCGCGCCGTGCGGCACTGCACCTGATCAAGAAAAAAGATCAGCTTCTCGTTCCACTGTCCGAAGCGATGGGCGTTGCCGTGAGTGAAATCGGCATCTGCTCGACATGCGGCACGGTTGACACATGCGATCCTTGCACGATCTGCGCGGACCCCAAGCGCGACGAGACAGTGCTTGTTGTTGTCGAGGACGTTGCCGACCTTTGGGCGCTGGAACGCGCCGGGGCAGTAAAAGCGCGCTATCACGTCCTCGGTGGTACGCTGTCACCGCTTGACGGTGTCGGCCCGGAAGACCTCAACCTTGCCTCGCTTGTCGATCGCTGCAGCACTAGTGATTTCGAGGAGGTCATCCTTGCCATCAGTGCGACCGTTGAGGGCCAGACGACGGCCCATTACATCATGGACCAGCTGTCGCCAATCGGCGTCAATGTCACAAAGCTCGCCCACGGCGTTCCCGTCGGCGGCGAACTCGACTATCTCGACGAGGGCACGCTCGCCCAGGCGTTGAAGGCGCGCACACGGTTTTAA